One Thiocapsa sp. genomic window, AGGGGGTCGAGGTCGCCTTGATCCTCAATCCCGCGGTCACCGCCAACGAGCTGTTGCTCAACCTCTGCGACGAGTTTCGGATTCCGGTACCCGAAGGCGAGCGCTCGGTGAAGGCGTTGGTCGACCGGCTCAACGTCTATTTGCTGGACGCGCACGGCAAGGGTCGTCGACCCGTGCTCATCATCGACGAGGCGCAGAGTCTGCGCCCGAAGGTCTTGGAGCAGGTGCGTCTGCTCACCAATCTGGAGACCAGCAAGCACAAGCTCCTGCAGATCTTTCTGATCGGCCAACCCGAGCTGCGACGTCTGCTCGAGCGCGATGCCCTGCGCCAGATCAACCAGCGCGTGACCGCGCGTTTCCACCTGCGGCCCTTCACGCGCGAGGAGACCGGCGACTATATCCGCCATCGGGTCGCCGTCGCCGGTGTGGATCGTCCCTTGTTTACCGCAGCGGCGATTCGACGGATCTACAGCTGCTCCGGCGGGGTCCCGCGCCTGGTGAATATCCTCTGCGATCGTGCGCTGCTCGGTGCCTGCGTGACGCGCAGCTCGCAGGTGACGCCGGCGATCGTGAAGCGGGCGGCGCGCGAGGTGCAGGGCGAGTCGATCGATGACCTGCCGCGCCCGGCGGTGCGACCCGGATTCGCCGCCGCAGCCGCCTTCGTGCTCGCGATGATCGCCGGCTGGCTCGGCTATGCCTGGGTGTCCGACGACGCGGCCGCGCTTCTGGCCGATCTGCTCCCGGGCGAGCGTACCCTGCTGGCCGGTGGGCCTCGTCCCGAGACGTCTCCGAGCCCGGACGGGGCCGGTGAAGGGGCGGATCGCCAGGGTGTGCCCGGGTCGCCTGATTCCCTGCTCGGCGTGTCCGACGGCAGCGCGGACGCCACGTCGGCCGAGTCGGTTGGCGTTGCGGCTTCGGGTGAGGTGGCTCCGGGTGCGGATGGCCCGCTTGACGGCGCAGCGGCGGACGCGCTCCCGCAGATCGACCCCGCGCGCTTCGAGCCGGATGCGCTCGCCGAGACGCTTGCCCGCATCGCCATGCCCGAATCCGATGCCCTGCGTCTGCTGTTGCTGCGTTGGGGTGTGGAGGTCGAGAGCCTTCCTGCGGGCGACCCCTGCGCGCGTGTCGCCTCCTTTGGGCTTCGGTGCGAGCGCGGGCAGGGTGACCTCGGTGTTCTGCGGCTCTTCGATCGTCCGGCCTTGCTTCGCGTTCAGGACGCGGGCGGCGCTCGGCGTTTCCTTGCCCTGAGCGCGCTCGATGAGTCGTTCGGGACACTTGCCCTGCCGGGCGGGAACGAGCTGACGCCGCTTGATCGGCTGGAATCCGTCTGGACCGGTGATTACATCCTGGTGTGGCAGCCGCCGCCGACCGGGTCGACGCTGATCGGTCCGGGTGCCTCCGGGGAGTCGGTGCGGTGGTTGCGGGATCTGT contains:
- a CDS encoding ExeA family protein, whose product is MYPKYFGLKEPSFSIAPDPHYLFLSEQHKEALAHLLYGAGESGGFVLLTGEVGTGKTTVCRAFLEQLPEGVEVALILNPAVTANELLLNLCDEFRIPVPEGERSVKALVDRLNVYLLDAHGKGRRPVLIIDEAQSLRPKVLEQVRLLTNLETSKHKLLQIFLIGQPELRRLLERDALRQINQRVTARFHLRPFTREETGDYIRHRVAVAGVDRPLFTAAAIRRIYSCSGGVPRLVNILCDRALLGACVTRSSQVTPAIVKRAAREVQGESIDDLPRPAVRPGFAAAAAFVLAMIAGWLGYAWVSDDAAALLADLLPGERTLLAGGPRPETSPSPDGAGEGADRQGVPGSPDSLLGVSDGSADATSAESVGVAASGEVAPGADGPLDGAAADALPQIDPARFEPDALAETLARIAMPESDALRLLLLRWGVEVESLPAGDPCARVASFGLRCERGQGDLGVLRLFDRPALLRVQDAGGARRFLALSALDESFGTLALPGGNELTPLDRLESVWTGDYILVWQPPPTGSTLIGPGASGESVRWLRDLLAKVPASGLPASDSNYYDTELTRSVRAFQASRGLVADGIAGPRTLMQLHNAVDLPGVPRLLRTSDASEPASTEPKEL